The Nocardia sp. NBC_01329 sequence GTGCGCTGCCCTTGGCCGGCGGTACCGCCCTGCGCACCCTCGACCTCCTCGAGGTCACCGGCGAGGACACCGTACTGATCCACGCCGCAGCCGGGGGTGTCGGCAGTCTGGGTGTCCAGATCGCCCGGGCTCGCGGGGCCCGGGTCCTGGGTACGGCTTCCGAGCGCAATCACGGTTTCCTGCGCGACCTGGGCGCCGAACCAGTGGCCTACGGGGACGGCCTGGTCGAACGTATCCGCGAACTCGCTCCCGACGGCGTGCGGGCCGTAGCCGATTTCGTGGGCGGCCAGCTCGACACCACGCTGGCGGTTCTGGCCCCGGGTGGGCGGCACGCCTCCATCGCCGACGGCACGGTGGCCGAGCACGGTGGCCACTCCGTCTGGGTCCGCCCAGACGGCGCTCATACCCAGCGACTCGCCGACCTCGCCGCCAAAGGCGACCTCACGGTCCCGGTCGCCGCCACCTTCTCGTTGGAGGAGATCGCCGACGCGTTCGCCGCCGGTCAGTCGGGCCATACTCGCGGCAAGAACGTCATCGTGCTCTGATCCCCGGGTTCCACTCCGCACGACCACTGTCCCGATACCCATCAGGCCGTTGCGATTGCGACCACGAGCGCGATCAACGCGATCATCTGCAGGCCGACCCGCGGATAGAGGATGCTTTCCCAGCGGTCCTGTAGGGCGCGCGCGTCCGGCGGAATGATCCCGGACTGCGCCGCTGCCTTCTGCGCGTTGTTGACCGGCTTCGCGATCCGCGCATACAGCACCAGCCACGCGACGAGAGCGAGCACGGCCAGCCCCGCCGCGACGGCGGGCACGGTGTAGCCACCGACGGCGGCCGACACCGATGCGATCAGCGCACTCACCACTCCGGTGATACCGATGGGCGGCATCCGGAGATCGGCGTAGTAGTGGCCCCACCCCGCGTTGAGGGTCATGGTGGTGTCGTCGAGCCGGCGGTTGACCGATCGCACGACCAGCGCGGCGAGGGTGTCGGTGCCGTAGACGACGGCGTTGGTGAGCACCGCGACGGCGGCGAGGATCTGGATCGACACGGACATGGTGGTCTCCTGAATTTCGGGTATTTCGGCTGATAGAGGTCGCTATTCGACGGTTATGCCCGAGCCGGGGCCGGGTTCCGGGGTTCGCGCAGGAGCAACACTCCGGTGAGTGCCACCAGTACTGCCGTGAGGCCGTGGATTCCGAAGGCAGCGGCAGTGGAACCGTCGTAGGACAGGACGGTGGTCATATCGCCGATGGGGATCAGCGCGACAGCGAGCATGGTGACACCGAGCGCGAATCGTTGCCCGAGCGCCAGCAGCACGAGGATGAGGATGCCGCTCACGGTGTCCCGAATGCCTTTGAGGTTCAAAAATGCCACGGCGTCGCCGGTCGGCCACTCCGGCAGCCCGAATCCGGTGGCGATCGACTCGGGAGCGATCAGGTAGTTGATCCCGATATAGAAGATGAACGCGGCCCCGAACAGCACCAGTGCAGTCGTGAGACGAGGGGTGGTGATCATGATTGCTCCGAAATCTAGCAGTGCTATGTACTAGAGCGACACTAACCTAACTCGGCTATTGTGTCTAGCGGTGCTAGAATTTTTGGATGAGCGTGCAGAACAGGCGGGAACGAGAACGAGCCGAACGCCACCGGCTGATCATCGACACAGCGCGCGAATTGGCGGAAACCGAGGGCTGGGACGCGGTCACCGTCCGGAAGCTCGCCGACCGGATCGAATACAGCCAACCCGTGCTCTACAGCCATTTCGCCGGTAAACGCGCCATCGTCACGGCCGTCGCGGAGGACGGGATCACCGAGCTCGCCGTCAGATTGCGCAGCGCCAGGACATCCGCCACCACCGATTCCGAAGCACTGGCCGCGGTCGCCCGCGCCTACAGCGAATTCGCGACCGAGCGGCCCGCCGTATACGACGCCATGTTCGCCATGTCCACCGATCTGCAATTCGGGCCGGATGCCCCGCAACCCCTACGCGACGCGTTCGCCGAACTGGTCACCGTACTCGGCCCCTTCGCCGGAGACGACGACGTGGAATCCTTCACCGAAACCGGCTGGAGCGCACTACACGGCCTGGCCACCCTCGAACGCGGCGAGCGGTTGCGCCCCGGGCTCCGCGAGGCTCGGCTGGCGATTCTGTGCCGGTTACTGGAACGGGCTCGGGTCCCGGATTCCTCGCAGCACAGATGATCCACGCCGGGATCACCCGGTGAACGCCCAGATGACTCCGAAGACCACCGTGACCAGCGGTGCCGCACCTTGTTTCACCGCCGATGCGCGTTTGTCCGGTGACGAGACCAGCAGGACTGTCGCGGCACCCAGCATCGCGGCCGTTCCGGCGAAGATCAACGTCACCCCGATTTCCCGGTCGCCGGCCACCGCGACGATGATCCCCACACCCGCGATGATCGCCAGGAACAGGTTGTAGAAGCCCTGGTTGTAGGCCAGTTCGCGGGTCGCTACGGCTTCTTCGGCGCTGGTGCCGAAAACGCCCCGAGCGGCCCCGGTCCACGCGAACGATTCCAGATACCAGATATAGACGTGCAACAGCACCGAAACCGCCGCGAATGCTGCGATGGCGATGAACATGAGCACCGACACTAGCCCACGAACGACTTCGACCTGCGGTAATCGGCGCGCCTCGCCCGGGCGGGTTCGTTGACTCGCGGCACACGGTTACCGCCCCGGCCCGCGCCCGGGACGCCGCGGCTGGTGTCGTACCACTTCAGCAGCAAAGACGAGGTCACTGAGCAGGTGGTGCTGGAGCTCTACACCCGCGCGGACTTCGACATCGACTCCTACACCGCTGAACTGGCTGCCATGGTCGACCGAGCCACCAGGAAGAACCCGTGATGACAGTGCCATCGGAAACATCGCCGGCACAGATATGAGGGCACCCGCCGCAGTCGCTCGGCTACAGCTGCACTGCTACTCGCCGACACCGCCACGCCATTGGCTGTGTTCTACGGGTTACGCGCGGCCGGAGCGAGTCAGTGGCTCGCCCTCGCCGCCAGCGGCACGATCCCATCGGCCCCCTTCAACGCCGAGAACCGAGCATCTGGCATCGGCGAGGAGGAAACTCTACGGCCATGCCCACCAATGGGTTCCGATCGCTCACTCACCCTCTCCGAGGGCCCTTCGTAGTGCCCTGGTCACCCGAACTTGGGCGCCGCTGTGACAAACGTCGACAAGACCACCACAGCGATATCTCGCCGGAAGCGTCAGAATAAGCGGAAATCAGCTGGTTAGAGCCGGTTTCCGAGTGGAGCCGCCTAGGAGAATCGAACTCCTGACCTTTTCATTACGAGTGAAGCGCTCTACCGACTGAGCTAAGGCGGCGTGCCTTTCGGCGTGGCGAGTCTATCGTCTCAGAGCTGGTAACGCGAAAACAGCTGGTCACGAGGTTTCCGCGATGAGAGTGGCGGCCATCGCGGCGACCGCGAAGCGGGGCTTGACGTTCTGGTCGAGGGCTTCGCGGCAGGCGAGGATCGCGTCGACGGAGCGGAGCAGCCCCTCGGGGCGGACCCGCTTTGCCAGTTCGCGGGCGCGGTCGGCCATATCCGGGTGGGTCATGGTGATGCCGTTGGTGTCACCGAAGCTCATTGCGAGGGCGTCTCGGTAGAGACCGGCGATATCGAGGAGGGCGCGGTCCAGGGCGTCGCGGCCGGTGCGGGTGGCTCGGGATTTCTGGCGGCGTTCGAGGTCCTTGAGAGCACCTGCCGAACCGCGGGTAGCGCCAGCCGCGCCTTTACCGGTGCCGCCGGCGCCCAGCGCGGTGGCGAGTTCGTCGCGCTCGTGCTCGTCGCGTTCGGCGCTGAGCTGTTTCGCCTCGTCGTCGGCGGCTTTCACCAATTCGTCGGCCGCCGGGTAGCCGGTGCCGCGGGTCACCGCCGTTACCAGATCGAGGGCGCGGCGACGGCGGTCACGGGCCTCGTCGTCGGTGGCCAGGCGCCGAGCGCGACCGAGATGACCGGAGCTCACGCCAGCCGCCCATTCCGCTGTTTCCGGGTCGAGGCCGTCGTGTTCGCGCAGCACCCGGGCGATCGCGGGGGCGCCGGGGGTGACCAGGTGTACATGCCGGCATCGGGAGCGCAGGGTGACCGAGATGTCCTCCGGATCCACCGACGGCGCGCACAGCAGGAACACCGTCCGTTCCGGCGGCTCCTCGACCACTTTGAGCAGGACGTTGCCCGCGGCCTCGGTGAGCCGGTCGGCGTCCTCGATCACCACCACCTGCCAGCGGCCGGTGCTGGGGCGCCGGGCCGCGATCTGCACGATCCCGCGCATCTCCTTGGTCGAGATACTCAGCCCCTCGGGTACCACGCGACGAACATCGCCGTGAGTTCCGGCCATCGTCGTGGTGCAGGCATGGCAGTTCCCGCAACCGGGCTCTTCGGGATCGGCGCATTGCAATGCTGCCGCGAAGCAGAGCGCAGCCACCGAACGCCCGGAACCGGGCGGGCCGGTGAACAGCCACGAATGGGTCATCGCGCCCCCGGCGACCCCGGTCCGACCCGCGATCGCGGCGGCGGTCAGATCGGCCGTCACCGAATCCTGACCCACGAGACGCTCGAAGACACCCACCACGCTCACACCCTAACTGTCGGTCGCAGCGTCATCCTCGGCTCACACAGCCGGGCGCAGTGGTGGCGGCACCGATTCGCGAGCCGGGCAAAGCCATCGAAGTCCGCGCACGCCCCGCGAAGCGGGGTCCGCTCACCCGGCGCGCTGGGCGGTGGTGTTCGCACCGTCCAACTGTTCGCGGATGATATCGGCGTGCCCGCTGTGGTGGGCGATCTCACGCAGGATGTGCAGGATCAGGAACCGCGCGGACCACCACACCCGGCCGGGCACCCAGGGGTTGGTGGGAGTGGGAATCGATACGTTCAGATCGTCGACCGAACGAACGAGTTCCGTGGTACGCGCGGCGACCCGCTCCCATTCGGCGAGTAGTCCGGCGACTGTCTCGTCCTCGCCGATGGTGTATTCGTCCGCGTAGTCTTCCAACTTCTGTTCGGCGTTCTCGTCCCGCTCGACCAGCACTTTCGTCCACGTACGT is a genomic window containing:
- a CDS encoding TetR/AcrR family transcriptional regulator produces the protein MSVQNRRERERAERHRLIIDTARELAETEGWDAVTVRKLADRIEYSQPVLYSHFAGKRAIVTAVAEDGITELAVRLRSARTSATTDSEALAAVARAYSEFATERPAVYDAMFAMSTDLQFGPDAPQPLRDAFAELVTVLGPFAGDDDVESFTETGWSALHGLATLERGERLRPGLREARLAILCRLLERARVPDSSQHR
- a CDS encoding DinB family protein; amino-acid sequence: MTGAPMAVDREREDLVQLLDEQREMFRIALRGIDDEQARRRTTASELTLGGLLHHIIRCERTWTKVLVERDENAEQKLEDYADEYTIGEDETVAGLLAEWERVAARTTELVRSVDDLNVSIPTPTNPWVPGRVWWSARFLILHILREIAHHSGHADIIREQLDGANTTAQRAG
- a CDS encoding DNA polymerase III subunit delta' — encoded protein: MVGVFERLVGQDSVTADLTAAAIAGRTGVAGGAMTHSWLFTGPPGSGRSVAALCFAAALQCADPEEPGCGNCHACTTTMAGTHGDVRRVVPEGLSISTKEMRGIVQIAARRPSTGRWQVVVIEDADRLTEAAGNVLLKVVEEPPERTVFLLCAPSVDPEDISVTLRSRCRHVHLVTPGAPAIARVLREHDGLDPETAEWAAGVSSGHLGRARRLATDDEARDRRRRALDLVTAVTRGTGYPAADELVKAADDEAKQLSAERDEHERDELATALGAGGTGKGAAGATRGSAGALKDLERRQKSRATRTGRDALDRALLDIAGLYRDALAMSFGDTNGITMTHPDMADRARELAKRVRPEGLLRSVDAILACREALDQNVKPRFAVAAMAATLIAETS
- a CDS encoding DUF1304 domain-containing protein produces the protein MFIAIAAFAAVSVLLHVYIWYLESFAWTGAARGVFGTSAEEAVATRELAYNQGFYNLFLAIIAGVGIIVAVAGDREIGVTLIFAGTAAMLGAATVLLVSSPDKRASAVKQGAAPLVTVVFGVIWAFTG
- a CDS encoding DUF4267 domain-containing protein; this encodes MITTPRLTTALVLFGAAFIFYIGINYLIAPESIATGFGLPEWPTGDAVAFLNLKGIRDTVSGILILVLLALGQRFALGVTMLAVALIPIGDMTTVLSYDGSTAAAFGIHGLTAVLVALTGVLLLREPRNPAPARA
- a CDS encoding NADP-dependent oxidoreductase, whose translation is MRAATYDRYTTDNSDMRVRDLPKPKVFPGSVLIEVRAAGVNPVDWKLMSGALDGLIDAVFPVIPGWDVAGIVVETGIDTPEFEVGDEVMAYARKDVLQAGTFAELVAVEAAHVARKPVDLPWEQAGALPLAGGTALRTLDLLEVTGEDTVLIHAAAGGVGSLGVQIARARGARVLGTASERNHGFLRDLGAEPVAYGDGLVERIRELAPDGVRAVADFVGGQLDTTLAVLAPGGRHASIADGTVAEHGGHSVWVRPDGAHTQRLADLAAKGDLTVPVAATFSLEEIADAFAAGQSGHTRGKNVIVL
- a CDS encoding DUF1772 domain-containing protein; the protein is MSVSIQILAAVAVLTNAVVYGTDTLAALVVRSVNRRLDDTTMTLNAGWGHYYADLRMPPIGITGVVSALIASVSAAVGGYTVPAVAAGLAVLALVAWLVLYARIAKPVNNAQKAAAQSGIIPPDARALQDRWESILYPRVGLQMIALIALVVAIATA